Proteins from one Streptomyces sp. NBC_00390 genomic window:
- a CDS encoding cold-shock protein, with amino-acid sequence MATGTVKWFNAEKGFGFIEQDGGGADVFAHYSNIATSGFRELQEGQKVTFDVTQGQKGPQAENIVPA; translated from the coding sequence ATGGCAACTGGCACCGTGAAGTGGTTCAACGCGGAAAAGGGCTTCGGCTTCATCGAGCAGGACGGCGGCGGCGCCGACGTCTTCGCCCACTACTCCAACATCGCCACCTCGGGCTTCCGTGAGCTTCAGGAAGGCCAGAAGGTCACCTTCGACGTCACGCAGGGCCAGAAGGGCCCGCAGGCGGAGAACATCGTCCCGGCCTGA
- a CDS encoding enoyl-CoA hydratase family protein — translation MAVSTASPMKGVSLVTVDFPPVNALPVQGWYELADAVRTAGRDPDVRCVVLAAAGRGFNAGVDIKELQRDDGHAALIGANRGCYEAFAAVYECEVPVVAAVHGFCLGGGIGLAGNADVIVASDDASFGLPELDRGALGAATHLARLVPQHLMRALYYTSRTVTAQELHTHGSVFKVVPRAELAAEALALAGEIARKDGTLIRLAKAAINGIDPVDVRRSYRFEQGFTFEAGLSGAAGRVRDTFGKEAEKATREVRE, via the coding sequence ATGGCTGTCTCCACCGCAAGCCCCATGAAGGGCGTTTCCCTCGTCACGGTCGACTTCCCGCCCGTCAACGCCCTGCCCGTGCAGGGCTGGTACGAGCTCGCCGACGCGGTGCGCACGGCGGGGCGCGACCCCGATGTGCGGTGTGTGGTGCTGGCGGCCGCGGGCCGCGGCTTCAACGCGGGCGTGGACATCAAGGAGCTGCAGCGCGACGACGGGCACGCGGCGCTCATCGGGGCCAACCGGGGGTGCTACGAGGCCTTCGCCGCCGTGTACGAGTGCGAGGTGCCCGTGGTCGCGGCGGTGCACGGCTTCTGTCTGGGCGGCGGCATCGGCCTGGCCGGCAACGCGGACGTGATCGTCGCATCGGACGACGCCTCCTTCGGACTGCCGGAGCTCGACCGGGGCGCGCTGGGCGCCGCCACCCATCTGGCCCGGCTGGTCCCGCAGCACCTGATGCGTGCCCTGTACTACACCTCGCGGACGGTGACCGCACAGGAGCTGCACACCCACGGCTCGGTCTTCAAGGTCGTGCCGCGCGCCGAGCTGGCCGCGGAGGCACTGGCCCTCGCCGGGGAGATCGCCCGGAAGGACGGCACCCTGATCCGGCTGGCGAAGGCGGCCATCAACGGCATCGACCCCGTCGACGTACGCCGCAGCTACCGCTTCGAGCAGGGGTTCACCTTCGAGGCGGGCCTCAGCGGGGCCGCCGGCCGGGTCCGCGACACCTTCGGGAAGGAGGCCGAGAAGGCCACCAGGGAGGTCCGGGAATGA
- a CDS encoding TetR/AcrR family transcriptional regulator produces MPPTKKQHQVTAAPADRRKQLLDTAAEVFAAQGYNATTVRRIADAAGMLAGSLYYHFDSKESMLDEILSSFLTELWEGYDAVLAAGLGPRETIEALVTESFREIDRHRAAVAIYQKESRHLAAQPRFAYLTDSQQKFEKAWLGTLERGVAERAFRADLDVRLTYRFVRDTVWVAASWYRPGGQHSPEEIARQYLSMVLDGIAVRT; encoded by the coding sequence GTGCCTCCCACGAAGAAGCAGCACCAGGTGACCGCCGCCCCGGCCGACCGGCGCAAGCAACTCCTCGACACCGCCGCCGAGGTGTTCGCCGCCCAGGGCTACAACGCCACCACCGTCCGCAGGATCGCGGACGCGGCCGGCATGCTCGCCGGCAGCCTCTACTACCACTTCGATTCCAAGGAATCGATGCTCGACGAGATCCTCTCCTCCTTCCTCACCGAGCTGTGGGAGGGGTACGACGCCGTGCTCGCCGCCGGTCTGGGACCCCGGGAGACCATCGAGGCCCTCGTCACCGAGTCCTTCCGGGAGATCGACCGGCACCGCGCCGCCGTCGCCATCTACCAGAAGGAATCCCGCCATCTGGCCGCCCAGCCGCGCTTCGCCTATCTCACCGACTCGCAGCAGAAGTTCGAGAAGGCATGGCTCGGCACGCTGGAGCGCGGGGTCGCCGAACGGGCCTTCCGCGCCGACCTCGACGTCCGGCTCACCTACCGGTTCGTGCGCGACACGGTGTGGGTCGCGGCGTCCTGGTACCGGCCCGGCGGACAGCACAGCCCCGAAGAGATCGCCCGGCAGTACCTGTCGATGGTGCTGGACGGGATCGCCGTACGAACGTGA
- a CDS encoding acetyl-CoA C-acetyltransferase, whose translation MREAYIVEAVRTPVGRRGGGLAAVHPADLGAHVLRALVERSGIDPAAVEDVVFGCLDTVGPQAGDIARTSWLAAGLPEEVPGVTVDRQCGSSQQAVHFAAQGVLSGTQDLVVAGGTQNMTQIPIAFASRQAAEPLGLTQGPFAGSEGWRARYGDAPVNQFHGAQLIAAKWGITRRAMEEFALLSHQRAVRAIDEGRFDRETVAYATVTRDEGPRRDTTLEKMAALPPVLEGGTITAACSSQVSDGAAAMLIASERAVAEHGLTPRARIHHLSVRGEDPIRMLSAPIPATAHALKKTGMTIDDMDLVEINEAFAPVVLAWLKETGADPDKVNVNGGAIALGHPLGATGAKLMTTLLHELERRGGRFGLQTMCEGGGQANVTIIERV comes from the coding sequence ATGCGCGAGGCCTACATCGTCGAAGCGGTACGCACCCCGGTCGGCAGGCGAGGGGGAGGCCTCGCCGCCGTCCACCCCGCGGACCTCGGCGCGCACGTGCTGCGCGCCCTGGTCGAACGCTCCGGAATCGACCCGGCCGCCGTCGAGGACGTCGTCTTCGGCTGCCTCGACACCGTCGGCCCGCAGGCCGGCGACATAGCGCGCACCTCCTGGCTCGCCGCCGGGCTGCCCGAGGAGGTACCCGGTGTGACCGTCGACCGGCAGTGCGGATCCTCTCAGCAGGCCGTGCACTTCGCGGCCCAGGGCGTACTGTCCGGCACCCAGGACCTGGTGGTCGCGGGCGGCACCCAGAACATGACCCAGATCCCGATCGCCTTCGCCTCCCGGCAGGCCGCCGAACCGCTCGGCCTGACCCAGGGGCCGTTCGCGGGCAGTGAGGGCTGGCGGGCCCGGTACGGGGACGCCCCGGTCAACCAGTTCCACGGGGCCCAGCTGATCGCCGCGAAATGGGGGATCACGCGGCGCGCCATGGAGGAGTTCGCGCTCCTGTCGCACCAGCGGGCGGTCCGCGCGATCGACGAAGGCCGGTTCGACCGGGAGACCGTCGCGTACGCCACCGTGACCAGGGACGAGGGGCCGCGCCGCGACACGACCCTGGAGAAGATGGCTGCCCTGCCGCCGGTCCTGGAGGGCGGCACCATCACGGCGGCCTGCTCCTCCCAGGTCTCGGACGGCGCGGCAGCGATGCTGATCGCGAGCGAACGGGCCGTCGCGGAGCACGGACTGACCCCCCGCGCCCGGATCCACCATCTGTCGGTACGCGGCGAGGACCCGATCCGCATGCTGTCGGCGCCCATCCCTGCGACGGCGCATGCGCTGAAGAAGACGGGCATGACGATCGACGACATGGATCTCGTCGAGATCAACGAGGCGTTCGCGCCGGTCGTGCTGGCATGGCTCAAGGAGACGGGCGCGGACCCGGACAAGGTCAATGTCAACGGTGGCGCGATCGCACTGGGGCATCCGCTGGGTGCGACGGGGGCGAAGCTGATGACCACGCTGCTGCACGAACTGGAGCGCAGGGGCGGGAGGTTCGGTCTGCAGACGATGTGCGAGGGGGGCGGCCAGGCGAACGTGACGATCATCGAGCGGGTGTAA
- a CDS encoding acyl-CoA dehydrogenase family protein: MDLDLSPDERAFRAEARAWLAEHVPAGPLPSLETEEGFAAHRAWEARLAADRWSVISWPERYGGRGADLVRWLLFEEEYYAAGAPGRVAQNGIHLLAPTLFDHGTEEQRARVLPSMASGEVIWAQAWSEPEAGSDLASLRSRAVRTDGGWLLNGLKTWSSRAAFADRAFGIFRTDPAAPRPHQGLTYMMFDLSASGVTVRPIGRLDGRPAFAELFLDDVFVPDADVIGEPGAGWRIAMAATGNERGLTLRSPGRFLAAADRLVQQWHASAPAADTALRDRVADAVIGARAYQLFTWASAARCAAGGRIGAESSLNKVFWSEYDIALHETALDLLGTDGELADGAWSEGYVFSLAGPLYAGTNEIQRDIIAERLLGLPKGRR; encoded by the coding sequence ATGGACCTCGACCTCTCCCCGGACGAGCGGGCCTTCCGCGCCGAGGCCCGCGCGTGGCTCGCCGAGCACGTCCCCGCAGGACCGCTCCCCTCCCTGGAGACCGAGGAGGGCTTCGCGGCGCACCGTGCCTGGGAGGCGCGGCTCGCGGCGGACCGCTGGTCGGTGATCTCCTGGCCCGAGCGGTACGGCGGCCGGGGTGCGGACCTCGTGCGCTGGCTGCTGTTCGAGGAGGAGTACTACGCGGCGGGCGCACCTGGCCGGGTCGCGCAGAACGGCATCCACCTGCTCGCCCCGACCCTCTTCGACCACGGCACCGAGGAACAGCGCGCACGCGTGCTTCCGTCGATGGCGAGCGGCGAGGTGATCTGGGCACAGGCCTGGTCCGAGCCCGAGGCCGGCTCGGATCTCGCCTCACTGCGCTCACGTGCCGTGCGCACGGACGGGGGCTGGCTGCTGAACGGTCTGAAGACCTGGTCCTCGCGGGCAGCCTTCGCCGACCGCGCGTTCGGCATCTTCCGTACGGATCCCGCTGCCCCGAGGCCGCATCAGGGCCTCACGTACATGATGTTCGACCTGTCGGCGTCCGGCGTGACGGTCCGGCCCATCGGCCGGCTCGACGGCAGGCCCGCATTCGCGGAGCTCTTCCTCGACGACGTGTTCGTGCCGGACGCGGACGTGATCGGCGAGCCCGGCGCGGGCTGGCGGATCGCGATGGCGGCAACGGGCAACGAGCGCGGGCTGACCCTGCGCTCGCCCGGCCGGTTCCTGGCCGCGGCGGACCGGCTCGTGCAGCAGTGGCACGCCTCGGCCCCGGCCGCGGACACGGCGCTGCGGGACCGGGTCGCGGACGCGGTGATCGGTGCCCGTGCGTACCAGCTGTTCACCTGGGCGAGCGCGGCGCGGTGCGCGGCCGGCGGGCGCATCGGTGCGGAGTCGAGCCTGAACAAGGTCTTCTGGTCCGAGTACGACATCGCCCTGCACGAGACGGCGCTCGACCTGCTGGGCACGGACGGGGAGTTGGCGGACGGCGCGTGGTCGGAGGGGTACGTCTTCTCGCTCGCCGGTCCGCTGTACGCCGGAACGAACGAGATCCAGCGCGACATCATCGCCGAGCGGCTGCTCGGCCTGCCGAAGGGCCGCCGCTGA
- a CDS encoding NAD(P)H-dependent flavin oxidoreductase — METALTRLTGARHPIVQTGMGWVAGPRLVSAAANAGALGILASATMSVQELRTAVREVASRTKAPFGVNLRADAGDARERVRIIVDEGVRVASFALAPSRELIVELRDAGVVVICSVGARRHAEKVAAWGADAVIVQGGEGGGHTGDVATSVLLPQVVDAVGVPVIAAGGFHDGRGLVAALAYGAAGIAMGTRFLLTAESTVPDAVKARYLAATVRDITVTRAVDGLPHRMIRTELVDSLESSGRARTLLRAVRHAAAFRRLSGLSWSAMVRDGLAMKHGKDLAWSQVLLAANTPMLLRASMVQGRTDLGVMAAGQVAGVIEDLPSCEELIGRVMSEAAGVLGALPEASPPPRPFPPPRPFP; from the coding sequence ATGGAGACCGCACTCACCAGGCTCACCGGGGCGCGCCACCCGATCGTCCAGACCGGGATGGGGTGGGTGGCCGGGCCCCGGCTGGTGTCCGCAGCCGCGAACGCGGGGGCGCTCGGCATCCTCGCCTCCGCGACCATGTCCGTCCAGGAACTGCGCACGGCCGTCCGCGAGGTGGCGTCCCGCACCAAGGCGCCGTTCGGGGTCAACCTCCGCGCCGACGCCGGTGACGCGCGGGAGCGGGTGCGGATCATCGTCGACGAGGGCGTACGGGTCGCCTCCTTCGCCCTCGCACCCTCGCGGGAGCTGATCGTCGAGCTCAGGGACGCGGGCGTGGTGGTGATCTGCTCCGTCGGGGCACGCCGGCATGCGGAGAAGGTGGCGGCGTGGGGCGCGGACGCCGTCATCGTCCAGGGCGGGGAGGGTGGCGGTCACACCGGCGATGTGGCCACGTCCGTGCTGCTGCCGCAGGTGGTCGACGCCGTCGGTGTCCCGGTGATCGCGGCCGGCGGCTTCCACGACGGCCGCGGCCTGGTCGCGGCGCTGGCCTACGGCGCGGCGGGCATCGCGATGGGCACCCGCTTCCTGCTCACCGCCGAATCGACGGTGCCGGACGCGGTCAAGGCGCGCTATCTCGCCGCGACCGTCAGGGACATCACGGTCACCCGGGCCGTGGACGGCCTGCCGCACCGCATGATCCGTACGGAGCTGGTCGACTCCCTGGAGAGCAGCGGCCGTGCACGAACGCTGCTGCGCGCTGTCCGCCACGCCGCGGCCTTCCGGAGGCTCTCCGGTCTGTCCTGGTCCGCGATGGTCCGCGACGGCCTGGCCATGAAACACGGCAAGGACCTGGCCTGGAGCCAGGTCCTGCTCGCCGCGAACACCCCGATGCTGCTCCGGGCGTCCATGGTCCAGGGCCGCACTGACCTCGGCGTGATGGCTGCGGGGCAGGTGGCGGGCGTGATCGAGGATCTCCCGAGTTGTGAGGAGCTCATCGGCCGCGTGATGTCCGAGGCGGCCGGGGTGCTCGGCGCGCTGCCGGAAGCATCTCCCCCGCCCCGCCCCTTTCCCCCGCCCCGCCCCTTCCCGTGA
- a CDS encoding SDR family oxidoreductase has product MTGMCGGRVVIVTGAGRGLGRAHALAFAAEGAKVIVNDLGVGPDGTGGSAGPAQAVVGEIVAGGGAAVAHTGDVATTGGAASLVAAAVDTFGRLDTLVNNAGFLRDRMLVNLDEDEWDAVMRVHLKGHFLPLKHAAAHWRAEAKAGREPVARIVNTSSGAGLLGSLGQGNYSAAKAGIVGLTLVAAAELARYGVQVNAIAPAARTRMTEQTFAEAMAAPEAGAFDAMDPANVSPLVVWLGSAGCEGVSGRVFEAEAGRITVMEGWRPGPTVDKGARWTPSEAGGAVRKLLTDAQAPHPVYGVG; this is encoded by the coding sequence ATGACGGGTATGTGTGGCGGGCGTGTGGTGATCGTGACCGGAGCGGGACGCGGTCTCGGCCGCGCCCACGCCCTCGCCTTCGCGGCCGAGGGGGCCAAGGTCATCGTCAACGACCTCGGTGTCGGCCCCGACGGTACGGGGGGTTCGGCCGGACCGGCGCAGGCCGTCGTCGGTGAGATCGTCGCGGGCGGCGGCGCCGCCGTGGCCCACACGGGCGACGTCGCCACCACCGGGGGAGCGGCCTCCCTGGTGGCGGCCGCCGTCGACACCTTCGGACGGCTGGACACGCTCGTCAACAACGCGGGATTCCTGCGCGATCGCATGCTCGTCAACCTCGACGAGGACGAATGGGACGCCGTCATGCGGGTCCACCTCAAAGGACACTTCCTGCCGCTGAAGCATGCCGCCGCGCACTGGCGGGCCGAGGCGAAGGCAGGCCGCGAACCGGTGGCCCGGATCGTCAACACCAGCTCGGGCGCGGGCCTGCTGGGCAGCCTCGGGCAGGGCAACTACTCGGCGGCCAAGGCCGGGATCGTCGGGCTGACCCTGGTCGCGGCGGCCGAGCTGGCCAGGTACGGGGTCCAGGTCAACGCCATCGCCCCGGCCGCGCGCACCCGGATGACCGAGCAGACCTTCGCCGAGGCGATGGCGGCTCCGGAAGCAGGCGCGTTCGACGCGATGGACCCGGCGAACGTGTCCCCGCTGGTGGTCTGGCTGGGTTCGGCCGGCTGCGAGGGAGTCAGCGGCCGGGTCTTCGAAGCGGAAGCGGGCCGGATCACGGTCATGGAGGGCTGGCGGCCGGGACCCACCGTGGACAAGGGGGCGCGCTGGACACCGTCGGAGGCGGGCGGAGCTGTACGGAAACTGCTGACGGATGCTCAGGCGCCTCATCCGGTGTACGGCGTGGGGTAG
- a CDS encoding CoA-transferase subunit beta, with protein MRTAGRSEYCVIACAEAWRENGEVLASPMGLIPSIGARLAKRTFSPGLLLTDGEAMLVGLDGTAEGWLPYRRHLAMVTGGRRHVMMGASQIDRHGNQNISCIGDWHRPARQLLGVRGAPVNTLNNPVSYWVPRHSTRTFVERVDMVCGVGYDNAAAAGPSATRYHRIPRVVSDLGVFDFETPDRAMRIVSLHPGVSLDHVREATGFDLAVTGEVPCTREPTPDELRLIRTVIDPAGLREREVAS; from the coding sequence ATGAGGACCGCCGGCCGTTCCGAGTACTGCGTCATCGCCTGCGCCGAGGCCTGGCGGGAGAACGGAGAGGTCCTGGCGAGCCCCATGGGGCTGATCCCGTCCATCGGTGCCCGGCTCGCCAAGCGGACCTTCTCCCCCGGACTGCTGCTCACCGACGGCGAGGCGATGCTCGTCGGCCTCGACGGGACGGCGGAGGGCTGGCTGCCCTACCGGCGCCATCTCGCCATGGTCACCGGCGGGCGGCGGCACGTCATGATGGGCGCCAGTCAGATCGACCGGCACGGCAACCAGAACATCTCGTGCATCGGCGACTGGCACCGGCCCGCGCGCCAGTTGCTCGGAGTGCGCGGCGCGCCCGTCAACACCCTCAACAACCCGGTCAGTTACTGGGTCCCCAGACATTCCACCCGGACCTTCGTCGAGCGCGTGGACATGGTCTGCGGTGTGGGCTACGACAACGCCGCCGCGGCGGGCCCTTCGGCGACGCGGTACCACCGCATCCCGCGGGTCGTCTCCGATCTGGGCGTCTTCGACTTCGAGACCCCCGACCGCGCCATGCGCATCGTGTCACTGCACCCCGGGGTGAGCCTCGACCATGTCCGTGAGGCCACGGGATTCGACCTGGCCGTCACGGGCGAGGTGCCGTGCACCCGCGAGCCGACACCCGACGAGCTGCGGCTCATCCGTACGGTGATCGACCCCGCGGGCCTGCGTGAACGGGAGGTCGCGTCCTGA
- a CDS encoding SDR family oxidoreductase, producing the protein MELEGRVAVVTGGTRGVGRGIARAFLRAGATVVVCARRPPEVPLPGVEFLPLDLRDGDAVGAFFDTVAARYGRLDALVNNAGGTPWRLLAQADADRHARVIELNLTAPLTASLAAREHLRAVRGSVVMIGSVSGGRPSPGSAAYGAAKAGLESLARSMAVEWAPEVRVNTLVVGMVRTELSHLHYGDADGVEAVGRTVPLGRLAEPADIGEAAVFLASERAAYISGASLLVHGGGERPAFLDAATAGNSGEGETR; encoded by the coding sequence ATGGAGCTGGAGGGGAGGGTCGCCGTCGTCACCGGCGGGACCCGGGGCGTGGGCCGGGGCATCGCGAGGGCGTTCCTGCGGGCGGGCGCCACGGTGGTCGTCTGCGCCCGCCGCCCGCCCGAAGTCCCGCTCCCCGGCGTCGAGTTCCTGCCCCTCGACCTTCGGGACGGCGACGCGGTGGGGGCGTTCTTCGACACGGTGGCGGCCCGGTACGGCCGCCTCGACGCCCTCGTCAACAACGCGGGCGGCACGCCCTGGCGGCTGCTCGCGCAGGCGGACGCGGACCGCCACGCCCGGGTGATCGAACTCAATCTCACCGCCCCGCTGACCGCCTCGCTCGCCGCCCGGGAGCATCTGCGGGCGGTCCGTGGCTCTGTCGTGATGATCGGCAGCGTCAGCGGGGGCCGCCCGTCGCCGGGCTCGGCGGCGTACGGGGCGGCCAAGGCGGGCCTCGAGAGCCTCGCCCGGTCGATGGCCGTGGAGTGGGCCCCCGAGGTGCGGGTCAACACTCTGGTCGTCGGCATGGTCCGCACCGAACTGTCCCACCTGCACTACGGGGACGCGGACGGCGTCGAGGCCGTCGGCCGCACGGTGCCGCTCGGGCGGCTCGCCGAGCCGGCCGACATCGGCGAAGCTGCCGTCTTCCTCGCCTCCGAGCGGGCCGCCTACATCAGCGGCGCCTCCCTCCTGGTGCACGGCGGAGGCGAGCGCCCCGCCTTCCTCGATGCCGCGACAGCCGGCAACAGCGGTGAAGGAGAGACGAGATGA
- a CDS encoding SDR family oxidoreductase, with protein MRNDRAQYVPGHGLLTGRTAVITAAAGAGIGGATARRFLEEGARILASDAHARRLKETEAALAGEFGAGAVTALPCDVTDETQVQALFDRAVQEHGGLDIVVNNAGLGGTAALADMTDDQWARVLDVTLNGTFRCTRAALRAFRASGRGGVIVNNSSVAGWRAQAGQAHYAAAKAGVMALTRCAAVEAAEFGVRVNAVAPSLAMHPHLVKVTSAELLEELTAREAFGRYAEPWEVANVIVFLAGDYSSYLTGEVLSVSSQHA; from the coding sequence GTGAGGAACGACAGGGCGCAGTACGTACCCGGGCACGGCCTGCTGACGGGCCGCACCGCCGTCATCACCGCCGCCGCGGGCGCAGGCATCGGCGGCGCGACCGCCCGCCGGTTCCTTGAGGAGGGCGCGCGCATCCTTGCCTCCGACGCCCATGCGCGCCGGCTGAAGGAGACCGAGGCGGCGCTCGCCGGGGAGTTCGGGGCCGGCGCGGTCACCGCGCTGCCGTGCGACGTCACCGACGAGACGCAGGTCCAGGCCCTGTTCGACAGGGCGGTCCAGGAGCACGGCGGGCTCGACATCGTCGTCAACAACGCGGGCCTCGGCGGTACCGCAGCCCTCGCCGACATGACCGACGACCAGTGGGCCCGCGTCCTCGACGTCACCCTGAACGGCACCTTCCGCTGCACCCGTGCCGCCCTGCGCGCCTTCCGTGCGAGCGGCCGCGGCGGCGTGATCGTCAACAACTCCTCCGTCGCCGGCTGGCGGGCCCAGGCCGGCCAGGCCCACTACGCCGCCGCCAAGGCGGGCGTCATGGCGCTCACCCGGTGCGCGGCCGTCGAAGCGGCCGAGTTCGGCGTACGGGTCAATGCCGTCGCACCCAGCCTCGCAATGCATCCGCACCTGGTGAAGGTCACCTCGGCCGAACTGCTGGAGGAACTGACCGCGCGCGAGGCCTTCGGACGGTACGCAGAGCCGTGGGAGGTCGCCAACGTGATCGTCTTCCTCGCCGGCGACTACTCCTCGTACCTGACCGGCGAGGTCCTCTCCGTCAGCAGCCAGCATGCCTGA
- a CDS encoding DEAD/DEAH box helicase yields the protein MNRSERPARTRPANSRARVPAQRSGKASARKAAPTPPQEFTLPETITPALSAVHAFGELDMPAALLKTLDAQGVTDPFPIQAATLPNSLAGRDILGRGRTGSGKTLAFGLALLARTAGRRAEPRAPLALVLVPTRELAQQVTDALSPYATSVQLRIATVVGGLSINKQAGALRRGAEVLVATPGRLKDLIERGDCVLDRVAITVLDEADQMADMGFMPQVTALLKQVEADGQRMLFSATLDKNIDRLVRMFLTDPVVHSVDPSAGAVTTMEHHVLHIADETDKKAVALRIAARDGRVILFVDTKRSADRFAKRLLANGVRAAALHGGRSQPQRNRTLEQFKNGQVSALVATNVAARGIHVDDLDLVVNVDPPVDHKDYLHRGGRTARAGESGSVVTLVLPEQRREMTRLMADAGISPRTARIKSSDEELARLTGAREPSGVAVTIEVPQPVAQQQRPQRRRAQAPGQAGGGRSRARRDGQGSGGGQGARSGQPRQGGQPRQGGRPARGGAQGGRRTAA from the coding sequence ATGAACCGCTCCGAACGCCCGGCACGAACGCGCCCTGCCAATTCCCGCGCGAGGGTCCCCGCACAGCGCTCCGGGAAGGCGTCCGCCCGCAAGGCCGCGCCGACGCCCCCACAGGAATTCACGCTGCCGGAAACCATCACCCCGGCGCTGTCGGCCGTCCACGCGTTCGGTGAGCTGGACATGCCGGCCGCCCTGCTGAAGACCCTCGACGCGCAGGGCGTCACCGACCCCTTCCCGATCCAGGCCGCCACGCTGCCGAACTCGCTCGCCGGCCGCGACATCCTCGGCCGCGGACGCACCGGCTCCGGCAAGACCCTCGCCTTCGGGCTTGCGCTGCTCGCCCGTACCGCGGGCCGGCGCGCCGAACCGAGGGCGCCGCTCGCGCTCGTCCTCGTACCCACCCGTGAGCTCGCGCAGCAGGTCACCGACGCGCTCTCGCCGTACGCGACCTCCGTGCAGCTGCGGATCGCCACGGTCGTCGGCGGCCTGTCGATCAACAAGCAGGCGGGCGCGCTGCGGCGCGGCGCCGAGGTCCTCGTGGCCACGCCCGGGCGGCTGAAGGACCTCATCGAGCGCGGCGACTGCGTCCTCGACCGGGTCGCGATCACCGTCCTGGACGAGGCCGACCAGATGGCCGACATGGGCTTCATGCCGCAGGTCACGGCGCTGCTCAAGCAGGTCGAGGCGGACGGTCAGCGGATGCTGTTCTCGGCGACGCTGGACAAGAACATCGACCGGCTCGTGCGGATGTTCCTCACCGACCCGGTGGTGCACTCCGTCGACCCGTCCGCGGGTGCGGTCACCACGATGGAGCACCATGTGCTGCACATCGCGGACGAGACCGACAAGAAGGCCGTCGCCCTCCGTATCGCCGCCCGCGACGGCCGGGTGATCCTCTTCGTCGACACCAAGCGTTCCGCCGACCGGTTCGCCAAGCGGCTGCTGGCCAACGGCGTACGGGCCGCGGCCCTGCACGGCGGCCGCTCGCAGCCGCAGCGCAACCGCACCCTGGAGCAGTTCAAGAACGGGCAGGTCAGCGCGCTGGTCGCGACCAACGTCGCCGCCCGGGGCATCCACGTCGACGACCTCGACCTGGTCGTCAACGTCGACCCACCGGTCGACCACAAGGACTATCTGCACCGCGGCGGTCGCACCGCGCGGGCGGGCGAGTCCGGCAGCGTGGTGACCCTGGTGCTGCCCGAGCAGCGCCGTGAGATGACCCGGCTGATGGCGGACGCCGGGATCAGCCCGCGCACCGCCAGGATCAAGTCCAGCGACGAGGAGCTGGCCCGCCTCACGGGGGCGCGCGAGCCGTCGGGCGTGGCGGTCACCATCGAGGTGCCGCAGCCGGTGGCGCAGCAGCAGCGGCCGCAGCGGCGCCGGGCGCAGGCGCCCGGACAGGCCGGTGGCGGCCGCAGCCGTGCCCGGCGCGACGGGCAGGGCAGCGGTGGCGGCCAGGGCGCTCGGTCCGGACAGCCCCGTCAGGGAGGACAGCCGCGTCAGGGTGGCCGCCCGGCGCGGGGCGGTGCGCAGGGCGGTCGCCGCACGGCGGCGTAG
- a CDS encoding CoA transferase subunit A: MSDKTMTADEAVARLRSGMTLGIGGWGARRKPMALVRALLRSGITDLTVVSYGGPDVGLLAAAGRIRKLVAAFATLDSVPLEPHFRSAREQGAFELAEFDEAMFMWGLHAAANRLPFMPVRAGIGSDVMRVNPGLRTVTSPYEDGETLVAVPALRMDAALVHMNRADRLGNAQYLGPDPYFDDLFCEAADEAYVSCERLVETAELAKDAAPQTLLISRHSVTGVVETPNGAHFTSCVPDHDRDEAFLRHYASTPWPQFAERFLPGDEGAYQRAVTAWHEERT, from the coding sequence ATGAGCGACAAGACGATGACCGCGGACGAGGCCGTCGCCCGGCTGCGCAGCGGGATGACCCTCGGCATCGGCGGCTGGGGGGCGCGCCGCAAACCCATGGCGCTGGTGCGGGCACTGCTCCGTTCCGGGATCACCGATCTCACCGTCGTCTCCTACGGCGGACCCGACGTGGGTCTGCTCGCCGCCGCGGGCCGTATCCGCAAACTGGTCGCCGCCTTCGCCACGCTCGACTCGGTGCCCCTCGAACCGCACTTCCGGTCGGCCCGAGAGCAGGGCGCCTTCGAACTGGCGGAGTTCGACGAGGCGATGTTCATGTGGGGGCTGCACGCCGCCGCGAACCGGCTGCCGTTCATGCCGGTCCGGGCCGGGATCGGCTCCGACGTCATGCGGGTCAACCCGGGCCTGCGGACGGTGACATCGCCGTACGAGGACGGGGAGACGCTCGTCGCCGTGCCCGCCCTGCGCATGGACGCGGCGCTCGTCCACATGAACCGCGCCGACCGGCTCGGCAACGCCCAGTACCTGGGGCCCGACCCGTACTTCGACGACCTGTTCTGCGAGGCGGCCGACGAGGCGTACGTCTCGTGCGAGCGGCTGGTCGAGACCGCCGAGCTGGCCAAGGACGCGGCGCCGCAGACCTTGCTGATCAGCCGGCACAGTGTCACCGGGGTCGTCGAGACGCCGAACGGCGCGCACTTCACCTCCTGCGTCCCGGACCACGACCGCGACGAGGCCTTCCTGCGCCACTACGCGAGCACGCCCTGGCCGCAGTTCGCCGAGCGCTTCCTGCCCGGGGACGAAGGGGCCTACCAGCGGGCCGTGACCGCCTGGCACGAGGAGCGGACATGA